Proteins found in one Microbaculum marinisediminis genomic segment:
- the proW gene encoding glycine betaine/L-proline ABC transporter permease ProW, with translation MVEVTSHQAESIANAPIIVAQESNPWASGSGPSGAEGTASDGAANPWGGAGGAETGGEAPAGADWLTQAAPPEEKSFDVLHPFDHTIIPLEDWVEWLLDWVVANFRPVFQAIRWPIDSVLTTIEAALLGTPAIIMLALIGLLAWQAAGRRLGIGAVLSLIFVGLIGAWEEAMVTLALVITAVIFCAIIGLPVGIWLARNDRAARFVRPVLDAMQTTPAFVYLVPIVMLFGIGNVPGVVVTIIFALPPLIRLTNLAIRQVPGDLIEAARSFGASDRQLLFKVQLPIAMPTIMAGVNQTLMLALSMVVIASMIAVGGLGQMVLRGIGRLDMGLATVGGLGIVMLAIILDRMTQALGVSKRDRGNVAWYETGPVGLVRRYTTWNSAGRRQAKVEKA, from the coding sequence ATGGTTGAGGTCACTTCTCACCAAGCCGAGTCGATCGCCAACGCCCCGATCATCGTCGCTCAAGAGTCGAACCCGTGGGCGAGTGGATCGGGACCTAGCGGTGCGGAAGGGACCGCGTCCGACGGCGCGGCAAATCCGTGGGGCGGAGCCGGCGGGGCGGAAACCGGCGGAGAGGCGCCTGCCGGCGCCGATTGGCTCACCCAGGCCGCACCGCCCGAGGAAAAGAGTTTCGACGTCCTACATCCATTCGATCACACGATAATTCCACTCGAGGATTGGGTGGAGTGGCTTCTCGACTGGGTGGTGGCGAATTTTCGCCCGGTCTTTCAGGCGATCCGCTGGCCGATCGATAGCGTTCTCACGACAATAGAGGCTGCGCTCCTCGGTACTCCGGCAATTATCATGCTTGCGCTGATTGGACTGCTGGCCTGGCAGGCGGCAGGCCGCCGGCTTGGCATCGGTGCCGTATTGTCGCTCATCTTTGTCGGCCTGATCGGCGCGTGGGAAGAAGCGATGGTGACACTCGCGCTCGTCATCACGGCTGTAATCTTCTGCGCGATCATAGGCCTGCCGGTCGGCATCTGGCTTGCGCGAAACGACCGCGCCGCGCGTTTCGTGCGTCCAGTGCTCGACGCGATGCAAACGACGCCCGCCTTCGTTTATCTCGTGCCGATCGTGATGCTATTTGGCATCGGCAATGTGCCAGGCGTTGTCGTGACGATCATATTCGCGCTGCCGCCACTCATCCGTCTGACAAATCTCGCAATCCGGCAGGTTCCCGGTGACCTGATCGAGGCGGCCCGAAGCTTCGGCGCGTCCGACCGGCAGCTCCTTTTCAAAGTGCAGCTACCGATCGCGATGCCGACCATCATGGCCGGTGTGAACCAGACCTTGATGCTGGCACTTTCAATGGTGGTCATTGCCTCGATGATTGCCGTGGGCGGCCTCGGCCAGATGGTGCTGCGGGGCATCGGGCGGCTCGACATGGGGCTAGCCACGGTCGGAGGGCTGGGCATCGTGATGCTCGCGATTATCCTCGACCGCATGACGCAAGCGCTCGGTGTCTCCAAGCGCGATCGCGGCAACGTCGCCTGGTACGAAACGGGTCCTGTCGGTCTGGTACGCCGGTACACGACATGGAACAGCGCCGGTCGCCGGCAGGCGAAAGTAGAGAAAGCCTGA
- the proV gene encoding glycine betaine/L-proline ABC transporter ATP-binding protein ProV gives MNNTEAQQEQNDALSVNNLFKVFGDDPKRAIELYRSGLSKDEIFEKTGMAMGVTDASFSVREGEIFVVMGLSGSGKSTLVRMLNRLITPSAGEIMVNGSDIAAMSEKELNEFRRSHIAMVFQSFALMPHMTVLQNTAFGLELAGVPQAQREDRARAALDQVGLAANENSYPNELSGGMQQRVGLARALANDPSILLMDEAFSALDPLIRTEMQDELLTLQEEHKRTVIFISHDLDEAMRIGDRIAIMEGGKVVQVGRPDDILSNPANDYVRSFFRGVNVSNVLTAGDIAVKKQVTVFDRDANLRGAIKRIASADRDFAYVIDKRQHFHGIVSAASLESELKSNSPELHRAFLPGIEPLPADSKIGEIITAVAQAPCGLPVVDAEGRYHGVVSRSLLLEALNREGTEYG, from the coding sequence GTGAACAATACAGAGGCTCAACAAGAGCAAAACGACGCACTAAGCGTCAATAATCTTTTCAAGGTATTTGGCGACGACCCCAAACGCGCCATAGAGCTCTACCGGAGCGGCCTCTCGAAAGACGAGATCTTCGAAAAGACCGGGATGGCAATGGGTGTCACCGACGCGAGTTTTTCGGTTCGCGAAGGTGAGATTTTCGTTGTCATGGGACTTTCCGGGTCCGGAAAATCGACTCTGGTGCGCATGCTCAATCGGCTCATCACGCCCTCGGCCGGCGAAATCATGGTCAACGGCAGTGATATTGCTGCGATGTCGGAGAAAGAGCTGAACGAGTTCCGGCGCAGCCACATTGCGATGGTGTTCCAATCCTTTGCGCTGATGCCGCATATGACTGTGCTGCAGAATACGGCCTTCGGACTCGAACTTGCCGGCGTTCCACAGGCGCAACGCGAAGACCGGGCGCGTGCTGCGCTCGATCAGGTAGGTCTCGCCGCCAACGAGAACAGCTATCCCAACGAGCTTTCGGGCGGGATGCAACAGCGTGTCGGCCTTGCCCGGGCTCTCGCCAACGACCCCTCGATACTCTTGATGGATGAAGCGTTCTCCGCACTCGACCCGCTAATCCGAACCGAGATGCAGGACGAGCTTCTAACCTTGCAGGAGGAGCACAAGCGGACCGTGATCTTCATCTCCCACGATCTGGACGAAGCGATGCGCATCGGCGATCGGATCGCGATCATGGAGGGTGGGAAGGTCGTTCAGGTTGGAAGACCCGACGATATCCTGAGCAATCCTGCGAACGACTATGTGCGGTCCTTTTTTCGCGGCGTGAACGTATCGAATGTGCTGACGGCCGGTGACATTGCCGTCAAGAAACAGGTCACCGTCTTCGATCGCGACGCCAATCTGCGTGGCGCGATAAAGCGCATCGCCAGTGCCGATCGCGACTTCGCCTACGTGATCGACAAGAGGCAGCACTTCCACGGAATCGTTTCCGCCGCCTCGCTCGAATCCGAATTGAAGAGCAACAGCCCTGAATTGCACCGCGCATTTCTGCCGGGCATCGAGCCGCTGCCGGCGGATTCCAAAATCGGCGAGATCATTACCGCCGTTGCTCAAGCCCCGTGCGGCTTGCCTGTAGTAGACGCCGAGGGTCGATATCACGGCGTCGTTTCGCGTAGCCTTTTGCTGGAGGCGCTGAACAGAGAAGGTACCGAGTATGGTTGA